The Sebastes umbrosus isolate fSebUmb1 chromosome 19, fSebUmb1.pri, whole genome shotgun sequence genome has a segment encoding these proteins:
- the nup214 gene encoding nuclear pore complex protein Nup214 isoform X5 — protein sequence MSEDTDSPPEREMKDFQFRQMKKARVFDPAEDLSKERTNLLTISNKFGLTFVGLDRTFKVYLTQDILSVDSFDGNANEIVDGIGPLAEVTGELSLHHLALSCDELTLSVCGMSEEAGLSLTFYDVRTFMNKARQQKLPFASLLPAVPPRTSVQDLKWNPVQASMLAACLSDGRMMILDVTDGVRVQAELPALCGITCICWSPKGKQVAAGTMNSTVSQYTPVLEEKKVIPCPNFYTSDEPVKVLDVLWLRTFVFAVVYAAADGSLETPPELVLISLPKKDEKVETKYMNFSETVYGSCTERQHHYFLSHVEDWDLVFAASAASIEVSVIAARQEDKNWELWILEDASRAELPVTETNEDTLPLGLAIDYTSQQEIHISDEKTLPPAPILLMLSTEGLLCPFALLNLNPGVKQLVSAPAVLALDGERLPKPGSLAAQPPKMAASFPSAPATFPNLGLTLAAASTPPAPAASSSAAPFSMVPTVPVSSASSSGFVFSVPTTCAPSAAPAFSLGATTPFGSGSSGFSFASKPPSDTPSATSAFSFTPSIKAPAMAAPVPAPTPQSIAAASPPTVKLNLNERFSALETPAPSPHIPTSFSFNSSLPKTVASNSSIMTAPPISATKPPAVLAPVRPVQTSTPPTVVQKPAPAAQGRVQTPQAAVSVKALEKQLQQKRDSDPIMAGILEEIAHFQKELDDLKARSARADFKVGTNEEMKELRKESEDLHIFTLEIKETTESLHGDIGTLKTTLLEGFAGAEEAKAQSELSRDRNYRQLLYKKPLDPRSEEQLKEIRRLYQYVMFAVEDVNDVLDVEWEKHLEKKKKQKHMVVPGREGLFTTLANNLYIINQQKNRLDQLIKQLTSLRLYNKTTAPTINRSAATATAAGLESELESLRDALLKARLDSIPPQTKSKSPAVKISPVKQSQLRNFLSKGQMPPVRSTAPANLSRSAFLSPKYYEDLDDVSSTSSLSQSLEPHPADLELEEEELQPELLPLTVLPPALSTPRHPTVVRTPSILPGFGAIQSTPLTKLHSVPGMVFGLSPIASPIPTNKINLSGADSTALATKTVKHGAPPSERTIPVTPNPGQAAANAALRRQMANQKPAVVNTSLTESTLKTVPQVVNVQELKDKGPPLPVSSTISSSVPDPTAAVFAAVSSNQAKRNPSQGIQKLSAESTTAPQSSFVFGQPPKTDVSATPAISAEQSSSKGFSFTSGSAAFSFASVAQGAGMSQAKDVNKFSFVGNGKMMFGQPGEEPFSLTPNSTSPALGTASPTLPPNISGDKPASTTTAPRTGQQPLKIVGGETLGSFSGLRVGHGEEAKDSATKPAAGSFTFGETGIGIGKGAAQFGFAAGLQKSTEDSTGADLSKGAVSGSLFKPPEPNAKQAFSVPQSSSAASASPTSFGSLLTASSDPSEEPKVSPQPSEPTPPPEKEPATAAAVESASPVAVPEPAADAVVTETTAAAVPAPTPAPPYPTTAPTPDPPSYFTAVTEATPPTPATAAPTIEATPDSTTTTTTAHVPTAVAPVSQVAPTAFQVPSSDKPGSIFTQPAPAITDSSSLGLTPVISTVAAAATTPTPTVVNSTTTTAASTVFGQPAAPPAAPAAPAAPAAPAAPAAPAAPSVPAATGFGSTAFGASTGTVFGNSVFGQATGFGQPASNTETSGGFSFGQSAFGASSNSATTGGSLFGAATATNASSFSFGTSGAITASSTGTGLFGQTTAPAFGQSTGFGQGSVFGSNTTTSSSTGFSFGQPSAFGCSTAPPVFGQQAGSGSVFGQQQQPSSGGTLFGSNPANPAGSPAGGFFSGLGGKPSEDAANKNPFGAGGAPGGFGQPGQTGANSLFGDSGAKTFGFGPSSFGEQKPSGTFSTGAGSVAAQGFGSYSSPTKSGGFGSAPVFGSPPSFGSSQAFGTGATFGSSPSFPNNMVPSAGKVFGEGTAASSMGGFGFASPPSGPSFGALANQQSAPSFGGLAQQGPGFGSQQPSSFSGFGQQQQQQQQQQQQQQQQQQQQQQQQQAGGFSGNTFGSTNQSSPQTFASWRS from the exons gCAAGACAACAGAAGCTACCTTTTGCATCATTGCTGCCAGCAGTACCACCTCGCACTTCAGTGCAAGACCTGAAGTGGAATCCTGTCCAGGCATCCATGTTGGCCGCCTGTCTGTCTGACGGCCGTATGATGATTTTGGATGTTACTGACGGTGTCAGAGTGCAGGCTGAGCTGCCTGCTTTATGTGGCATCACATGCA TTTGCTGGAGTCCAAAAGGAAAACAAGTCGCTGCAGGAACAATGAATTCCACAGTCAGTCAGTATACACCAGTA CTAGAAGAAAAGAAAGTTATCCCATGTCCAAACTTCTACACCTCTGACGAACCCGTCAAAG TTCTGGATGTGCTGTGGCTGAGAACCTTTGTGTTTGCAGTGGTATACGCTGCTGCAGATGGATCCCTTGAGACCCCTCCTGAGCTAGTGTTAATCTCCCTCCCT aaGAAAGATGAGAAGGTGGAGACAAAGTATATGAACTTTAGTGAGACGGTGTACGGCAGCTGCACTGAGCGACAACATCACTACTTTCTTAGCCACGTAGAGGACTG GGACCTTGTGTTTGCGGCATCGGCGGCTTCCATTGAAGTCAGCGTCATAGCCGCCAGACAAGAGGACAAG AACTGGGAGCTTTGGATCCTGGAAGATGCGAGTAGGGCTGAGCTCCCAGTGACGGAGACAAATGAAGACACTCTGCCCCTGGGCTTAGCCATAGACTACACCAGCCAGCAGGAGATCCACATCA GTGATGAGAAGACCTTGCCCCCAGCGCCCATTCTGCTGATGCTCTCCACGGAGGGATTACTCTGCCCGTTCGCTCTGCTCAACCTCAATCCCGGGGTTAAGCAACTGGTCTCAGCCCCCGCCGTCCTCGCCTTGGACGGGGAGAGACTGCCCAAGCCAG GTTCTTTGGCAGCCCAACCTCCCAAAATGGCTGCCTCCTTCCCATCTGCCCCAGCAACATTCCCAAACCTCGGTCTTACTTTAGCAGCTGCTTCCactcctccagctcctgctgCATCTTCCTCCGCTGCCCCATTCAGCATGGTTCCCACAGTTCCAGTGTCGTCGGCATCATCATCGGGCTTCGTCTTCTCGGTCCCGACTACATGCGCCCCTTCTGCTGCTCCAGCCTTCTCCTTGGGGGCAACCACACCTTTTGGCTCAGGATCCTCAGGCTTCTCCTTTGCCTCCAAACCTCCCTCTGACACTCCCTCAGCGACCTCAGCGTTTTCCTTCACCCCTTCCATCAAAGCACCAGCAATGGCAGCTCCAGTTCCAGCTCCAACACCCCAGAGTATTGCTGCCGCCTCCCCACCAACAGTGAAACTTAATCTAAATGAGAG GTTTTCAGCACTGGAGACCCCAGCACCATCCCCACACATCCCCACGTCTTTCTCCTTTAATTCCTCGTTGCCCAAAACAGTTGCCTCCAATTCCAGTATTATGACCGCCCCTCCAATCTCAGCCACTAAGCCACCAGCTGTATTGG CCCCGGTGCGTCCAGTTCAAACCAGCACCCCACCCACGGTCGTCCAGAAACCTGCTCCTGCTGCCCAGGGCCGTGTCCAAACTCCACAG GCAGCTGTTAGTGTGAAGGCCTTGGAGAAGCAGCTCCAGCAAAAGAGAGACTCTGATCCCATTATGGCCGGTATATTGGAGGAG ATTGCACACTTCCAGAAGGAGTTAGATGACCTTAAGGCACGAAGCGCCAGAGCTGACTTCAAGGTTGGCACCAATGAGGAGATGAAGGAGTTGAGGAAGGAGTCAGAGGACCTCCATATTTTCACCCTGGAGATCAAGGAAACTACAGAG TCTCTCCATGGGGACATTGGTACATTGAAGACCACCTTGCTGGAGGGCTTTGCCGGAGCAGAAGAAGCCAAGGCCCAGAGTGAGCTGAGCAGAGacagaaattacagacagcTGCTGTACAAAAAACCTCTGGACCCCCGCAGCGAGGAACAGCTCAAG GAGATCCGCAGGCTGTACCAGTATGTGATGTTCGCTGTGGAAGATGTTAACGACGTGTTGGATGTGGAATGGGAGAAACAcctggagaagaagaaaaagcagaa ACATATGGTCGTGCCAGGGCGTGAGGGTCTGTTCACTACACTGGCCAACAACCTGTACATTATCAACCAGCAAAAGAACAGATTGGACCAGCTGATTAAGCAACTCACCTCACTGCGCCTCTACAACAAGACTACTGCTCCAACTATAAACCGCAGTGCTGCTACAGCAACAGCTGCTGG TTTGGAAAGCGAGCTTGAGAGTTTAAGGGATGCACTCCTGAAAGCCAGGCTGGACAGCATCCCTCCTCAGACCAAATCCAAATCTCCAG CAGTCAAGATATCACCAGTGAAACAGTCCCAGCTGCGTAACTTCCTCTCAAAGGGGCAGATGCCTCCTGTCCGCTCAACTGCACCAG CCAACCTGTCTCGCTCAGCCTTCCTTTCACCTAAATACTACGAGGATTTGGATGATGTGAGCTCTACGTCCTCCCTGTCCCAGTCCCTGGAGCCTCACCCAGCTGActtggagctggaggaggaggaactacAGCCAGAACTCCTTCCCCTCACTGTCCTTCCTCCAGCATTGTCAACCCCCCGCCACCCCACAGTCGTGAGGACCCCCTCTATCCTGCCAGGCTTTGGGGCTATCCAGTCCACCCCTTTAACAAAACTTCACTCAGTACCGGGTATGGTCTTTGGACTCAGCCCTATTGCCAGCCCCA TTCCAACTAATAAGATCAACCTCAGCGGGGCTGACAGCACTGCTCTTGCCACCAAGACAGTAAAACATGGAGCCCCACCAAGCGAGAGGACCATCCCTGTCACCCCAAACCCTGGCCAGGCTGCAGCCAATGCTGCTCTACGCAGGCAGATGGCCAATCAGAAGCCGG CTGTCGTCAATACTTCCTTGACAGAGTCCACTTTGAAGACAGTTCCTCAGGTAGTCAATGTCCAGGAGCTCAAGGACAAAGGGCCTCCTCTGCCGGTTTCCAGTACCATCag CTCATCAGTACCAGATCCAACAGCTGCGGTCTTTGCAGCAGTTTCTTCCAACCAGGCCAAACGA AATCCTTCCCAAGGTATCCAGAAGCTGTCCGCTGAAAGTACAACCGCCCCACAGTCGAGCTTCGTGTTTG GTCAACCGCCCAAAACCGACGTTTCAGCGACTCCTGCTATCTCAGCAGAGCAAAGCTCCAGCAAAGGTTTCTCCTTCACATCAGG GTCCGCAGCCTTCAGTTTCGCCTCTGTTGCACAGGGAGCTGGAATGTCACAAG CGAAGGATGTAAATAAATTCTCCTTTGTTGGAAACGGCAAAATGATGTTTGGCCAGCCTGGAGAGGAGCCGTTCTCCCTCACCCCAAACTCCACCTCCCCTGCTCTCGGCACTGCATCTCCCACCCTGCCTCCAAACATCTCAGGAGACAAACCCGCCTCTACCACAACTGCCCCCAGGACAGGGCAACAGCCCCTAAAGATAGTTGGAGGAGAGACTCTGGGCAGTTTCTCTGGACTACGTGTGGGCCACGGAGAAGAAGCTAAAGATTCAGCCACCAAACCCGCCGCTGGCTCATTTACCTTCGGGGAAACTGGAATTGGTATAGGCAAGGGAGCAGCACAGTTTGGCTTTGCTGCAGGTCTCCAAAAGTCTACAGAAGATTCTACAGGAGCAGACTTGTCCAAGGGGGCAGTGTCAGGCAGTTTGTTCAAGCCTCCTGAACCAAACGCCAAGCAGGCCTTCTCTGTTCCCCAGTCTAGCTCAGCTGCCTCAGCTTCACCCACGTCTTTCGGTAGTCTTCTCACAGCTTCTTCAGACCCCTCAGAGGAACCAAAAGTTTCCCCACAACCCTCAGAACCCACACCGCCCCCTGAAAAAGAACCTGCTACTGCAGCAGCTGTAGAGAGCGCTAGTCCCGTTGCAGTACCTGAGCCCGCAGCGGACGCAGTTGTCACGGAAACCACAGCAGCCGCAGTTCCAGCACCAACACCCGCACCTCCTTATCCCACAACCGCCCCTACCCCAGACCCTCCCTCCTACTTCACTGCAGTAACTGAAGCAACCCCTCCAACACCAGCCACTGCGGCTCCCACAATAGAAGCCACCCCAgacagcaccaccaccaccaccactgctcATGTGCCCACTGCTGTAGCACCCGTCTCCCAGGTAGCTCCAACAGCGTTTCAGGTGCCCAGCTCTGACAAACCAGGCTCCATTTTTACTCAACCTGCACCTGCAATAACAGACAGCAGTTCCCTTGGACTTACACCAGTTATCAGCACAGTTGCTGCTGCAGCCACCACTCCCACCCCTACAGTTGTTAACAGTACAACAACCACTGCTGCTAGCACTGTGTTTGGGCAACCTGCTGCACCTCCAGCAGCCCCAGCAGCCCCAGCAGCCCCAGCAGCCCCAGCAGCCCCAGCAGCCCCAGCAGCCCCCTCAGTCCCAGCAGCCACAGGATTTGGCTCAACTGCTTTTGGTGCATCGACTGGAACTGTTTTTGGCAATTCTGTGTTTGGCCAGGCGACTGGCTTTGGCCAGCCGGCCAGCAACACCGAAACATCCGGTGGCTTTTCTTTCGGCCAATCAGCATTTGGAGCAAGTTCTAACAGCGCGACTACTGGAGGAAGTCTGTTTGGTGCCGCTACTGCTACCAACGCCAGTTCCTTCTCCTTTGGCACAAGCGGTGCCATCACAGCCAGCAGCACTGGCACAGGGCTGTTTGGACAAACCACAGCACCAGCATTTGGCCAGAGCACTGGGTTTGGGCAAGGATCTGTGTTTGGAAGTAATACCACCACATCCTCATCTACAGGGTTCAGCTTTGGACAGCCCTCAG CTTTTGGCTGCTCTACTGCCCCCCCTGTGTTTGGCCAACAAGCTGGCAGTGGAAGTGTATTTGGACAG cagcagcagccctcaTCTGGTGGGACTCTGTTTGGCTCAAATCCAGCCAACCCAGCGGGCTCACCTGCTGGAGGGTTCTTCTCTGGCCTTGGAGGTAAACCGAGCGAAGACGCTGCCAACAAGAACCCATTCGGCGCCGGCGGCGCCCCCGGAGGGTTTGGGCAGCCTGGTCAGACAG GTGCCAACAGTCTGTTTGGGGATAGCGGTGCCAAGACCTTTGGTTTTGGACCGTCCTCCTTTGGTGAGCAGAAACCTTCAGGGACCTTCAGCACTGGTGCAGGGAGTGTCGCAGCCCAGGGATTTGGCTCCTACTCTAGCCCGACAAAATCAG GTGGTTTTGGCAGCGCTCCAGTGTTCGGGAGTCCCCCTTCCTTTGGTAGTTCCCAAGCATTTGGTACTGGAGCAACATTCGGCTCAAGCCCTTCCTTCCCCAACAACATGGTTCCCTCCGCTGGTAAAGTGTTTGGAGAGGGAACAGCGGCTTCCAGCATGGGAGGATTTGG GTTTGCCTCACCTCCCAGCGGCCCGTCCTTTGGCGCTCTAGCCAATCAGCAGAGCGCTCCGTCATTCGGGGGCCTGGCCCAGCAGGGCCCTGGGTTTGGAAGTCAGCAGCCCAGCAGTTTCTCAGGCTTTggacaacagcaacaacaacaacagcaacaacaacaacagcaacaacagcaacaacaacaaca